A window of the Streptomyces finlayi genome harbors these coding sequences:
- a CDS encoding helix-turn-helix domain-containing protein, producing the protein MILLRRLLGDVLRRQRQRQGRTLREVSSSARVSLGYLSEVERGQKEASSELLSAICDALDVRMSELMREVSDELSLAELAESAAASDPVPVPVRPRLNSVSVSSVTGVPTGRVTIKAPAEAVDVVAA; encoded by the coding sequence ATGATTCTGCTCCGTCGCCTGCTGGGTGACGTGCTGCGTCGGCAGCGCCAGCGCCAAGGCCGTACTCTGCGCGAAGTCTCCTCGTCCGCCCGGGTCTCGCTCGGTTATCTGTCCGAGGTGGAGCGGGGGCAGAAGGAGGCATCCTCTGAGCTGCTCTCCGCGATTTGCGACGCGCTTGACGTACGGATGTCCGAGCTCATGCGTGAAGTGAGCGATGAGCTGTCCCTGGCCGAACTGGCCGAATCGGCGGCAGCCAGTGATCCGGTACCTGTACCGGTACGCCCGAGGCTCAATTCCGTCTCCGTCTCGTCGGTGACAGGTGTGCCGACCGGCCGGGTGACCATCAAGGCACCCGCGGAAGCGGTGGATGTCGTCGCCGC